The following are encoded in a window of Candida dubliniensis CD36 chromosome 4, complete sequence genomic DNA:
- a CDS encoding aminophospholipid translocase (flippase), putative (ScDNF3;~In S. cerevisiae: aminophospholipid translocase (flippase) that maintains membrane lipid asymmetry in post-Golgi secretory vessicles; localizes to the trans-Golgi network; likely involved in protein transport; type 4 P-type ATPase), producing the protein MSDTQTSSSSNFSNSQTPIQNDLTSSVPSNDNSLKVPTPLNTRRKRGLSLRSQLFNKAFNIQQQPLEQTQSSAPPLQSPELTNNLANETNTYPVSDHFQQNIELQNIPITPEINVYEAPEQFPTSIRSVANNDSNANYPSNLSRSTTHLTVETNGTSISTQSFISKREKSDWKRYGSKNRFYQILVDIKNKVFHIKYLPPTEEGRIIPLTVDPKSTNSYYQDEYYDKKSKAYIDERSNEPYIDNMITSSKYTVYSFLPKQLRAQFSKVANCYFMVVAIMQMIPGWSTTGHFTTIIPLCIFMSISIAREGFDDWKRHGHDKEENNKRTTVVREDEELSSFDTHSIATIMTETIPVADRLHTNNSNSNNNNNNNHLNKNSLNNLLAISSTSSLSDIEDSVSKEDLCFTNSEMMRRYNLKEYTTRWKNVKVGDIVKINENEWFPSDVILIATSELETQEAFVETMALDGETNLKQKSPHPEIAKKAATVTGLKNLHTLVTVEDPNKDLYNFEGSFILDGEKHPLGPDNVVYRGSILRNTKSVLGLVVFTGEETKIRMNNIRNPRTKAPKLQKNINYIVIFMVFVVIMLSAFSTMAQRLQFESYKNRAWYLYGQDAGVAATLMGFIIMYNTLIPLSLYVTMEIIKVMQLCFLQYDIDMYHVETNTPADAKTATILEELGQVSYIFSDKTGTLTDNKMIFRKFSVCGVSWLHDLDIMLNEKQEPNSQVTAPLVPRYSIHIQSPAATNKKSTNDRTSVESTHRDSTTSIVRESMDISSPRASTAAWKSSAQPNKIQDLSNSLQLLRHIQSHPQTLFAKKAKFFLLSIALCNTCLPKKKENESKCNSNNSTFSLEEIPTNEDPQDDGCITYQAASPDELALVQAARDLGFVVYDRQNSKLTIKTYPDGFNNEPKFEEYQVLDVIEFSSARKRMSIVVRFPDNRICLFCKGADNVILEKLKNSKLAQAKAKEISLQSAERKTQEADVILQSRLSQEAEARKSGLSFRHSMNLGSANSTRLNTIDNALMGTEEGEIADIALKARKSLHLQQSKKYNLDSEEYEAGTEISPNVTAVGGVSSELPPHYIPNDKLLVNDEFLIEKTLEHIEEFSTEGLRTLLYSFKWMDKKEYELWSQEYGEAKTALTDRSKLVEKVGAKVETNLQLLGATAIEDKLQDGVSEAIDKLRRAGIKLWMLTGDKRETAINIGYSCRLIKDYSTVVVLSNDEGRDALMDRLISSTQEIKAGRVAHSVMVIDGGTLADVESDPTMLTSFLELCVEVDSTICCRASPSQKANMVTAIRNLKKDCVTLAIGDGANDIAMIQSADIGVGITGKEGLQAARSADYAIAQFRFLLKLLLVNGRYNYVRTSKFVLCTFYKELLFYLTQCIYQRNTLFSGSSMYESWSLSMFNTLFTSLPVICVGMFDKDLKPATLLAVPELYAKGRLYQAFNLKLFISWMVLATLQSVGISFLTFYVWGFTALRDNTTFALGSLAFTVLVVVINAKCTLIEMQNRQWLAWASFIISVGGWGLWNVLIMGLYRSKQPTIFFVDYGLIMWGRDQSWWATLLLMITIPLFFEILVKVFKFMFKPNDDELFRVYEKDLELRRFFENSAFRELYQSWTFPHDQSTTKTQILKGLQKIGLKLGSTSSNESLEDKLQANQNHYSSDDLQSAISRKRAGTNPLAHELPPSGEGVNVYSSDFKPQLQHFENGYEILPSGKRVKIRDKSRGWSISKAFGKDEEEDVDAIIDERLNNLRNEEDGNSSLK; encoded by the coding sequence TAGAAGAAAACGTGGTTTATCGTTGAGGTCCCAGCTTTTTAATAAAGCATTCAATATCCAACAGCAGCCATTAGAACAAACACAATCATCTGCACCACCTTTGCAGTCACCGGAATTAACTAATAATCTAGCGAATGAGACGAATACATATCCAGTTTCAGaccattttcaacaaaatataGAACTTCAAAATATTCCAATAACACCCGAGATCAATGTTTATGAAGCACCAGAACAATTTCCCACTTCCATAAGGTCTGTAGCGAATAATGATTCAAATGCCAATTATCCATCGAATTTAAGTAGATCAACCACACATTTGACCGTGGAAACCAATGGAACAAGCATTAGCACACAGTCTTTTATTTCCAAAAGAGAGAAATCGGACTGGAAACGTTATGGTAGCAAAAATAGATTCTACCAAATATTAGTGGACATAAAAAATAAGGTTTTCCACATCAAATACTTACCCCCAACAGAAGAAGGACGTATAATTCCTTTAACAGTTGACCCCAAATCCACAAACTCGTATTACCAGGATGAATATTATGATAAAAAGTCCAAAGCGTATATTGACGAAAGATCTAACGAGCCATACATCGATAACATGATAACCTCATCCAAGTATACAGTGTACTCATTTTTGCCCAAACAATTGAGGGCCCAATTTTCCAAAGTTGcaaattgttattttatGGTTGTTGCCATTATGCAAATGATCCCTGGATGGTCCACTACCGGTCATTTTACCACAATTATTCCATTATGTATTTTCATGTCGATCTCAATAGCTCGTGAAGGTTTTGATGATTGGAAAAGACACGGTCATGACAAAGAGGAAAATAACAAACGAACAACTGTTGTTAGGGAAGACGAAGAATTGAGCAGTTTTGACACTCACTCTATCGCCACAATTATGACAGAAACAATACCAGTCGCAGATAGACTCCACACTAACAATAGCaatagcaacaacaacaacaacaacaaccatcTCAATAAGAATAGTCTCAACAATCTATTAGCAATCTCGTCAACTTCTTCACTTTCTGACATTGAAGATTCAGTTTCAAAAGAGGATCTTTGTTTTACAAACTCCGAGATGATGCGACGCTACAATCTTAAAGAGTACACTACAAGATGGAAAAATGTGAAAGTTGGGGATATAGTCAAAATCAATGAGAATGAGTGGTTTCCTAGTGATGTGATTTTGATAGCTACCAGTGAATTGGAGACACAAGAGGCTTTTGTTGAGACGATGGCTCTTGATGGGGAAAccaatttgaaacaaaagagTCCCCATCCAGAGATAGCTAAAAAAGCAGCAACTGTAACAGGATTAAAGAATCTACACACATTAGTTACTGTTGAAGACCCAAATAAGGACctttataattttgaagGATCTTTTATTTTGGATGGTGAGAAGCATCCGCTTGGTCCAGATAATGTTGTTTACCGTGGGAGTATTTTGAGGAATACAAAGTCAGTATTGGGACTTGTTGTATTCACTGgagaagaaacaaaaattagaaTGAACAATATTAGGAATCCACGTACAAAAGCCCCcaagttgcaaaaaaacatcaattatattgttattttcaTGGTTTTCGTGGTTATAATGTTATCTGCATTTTCGACGATGGCACAAAGACTACAGTTTGAGAGTTATAAAAATCGAGCTTGGTATTTGTATGGACAAGATGCCGGGGTTGCTGCGACATTGATGGGATTCATCATCATGTATAACACACTTATTCCGTTGTCACTTTATGTTACAATGGAGATTATCAAAGTTATGCAGTTGTGCTTTCTACAATATGACATAGATATGTATCATGTGGAAACCAACACTCCAGCAGATGCAAAGACAGCAACAATTTTAGAGGAATTGGGTCAAGTCTCTTATATTTTCAGTGACAAAACTGGCACACTCACTGATAACAAAATGATTTTCAGAAAATTTAGCGTTTGCGGAGTAAGCTGGTTACATGATTTAGATATTATGTTGAATGAAAAGCAAGAGCCTAATAGTCAGGTGACAGCACCTTTAGTACCAAGATACAGTATACATATACAATCACCAGCAGCAACCAACAAGAAAAGCACCAATGACAGGACATCAGTGGAGTCTACGCACAGGGATAGCACAACTTCAATAGTGCGCGAAAGTATGGATATTTCATCTCCAAGAGCAAGCACTGCTGCTTGGAAATCATCGGCACAACCAAACAAAATACAGGACTTATCAAACTCTTTGCAATTGTTAAGACATATTCAATCACACCCTCAAACTTTATTTGCCAAAAAGGccaaattctttttgttgtcCATTGCATTATGTAATACTTGTTTACCGAAAAAGAAGGAGAACGAGTCCAAATgtaattctaataattccACCTTTTCCTTAGAGGAGATACCCACAAATGAGGATCCACAAGATGATGGGTGTATCACGTATCAAGCTGCTTCACCTGATGAATTGGCATTAGTTCAAGCTGCCAGAGACTTGGGATTTGTTGTATATGATAGACAAAACAGCAAATTGACCATAAAGACCTACCCTGATGGGTTTAATAATGAGCCCAAATTTGAAGAGTACCAAGTTTTGGATGTAATAGAGTTTTCATCagcaagaaaaagaatgtCAATTGTGGTTCGATTCCCTGATAATAGAATCtgtttattttgtaaaGGAGCAGACAATGTGATTctagaaaaattgaaaaactcTAAATTGGCACAAGCTAAAGCCAAAGAAATTTCCTTACAATCTGcagaaagaaaaacacAAGAAGCCGATGTTATCTTACAATCACGACTTTCTCAAGAGGCTGAAGCAAGGAAATCCGGATTATCGTTCCGTCACAGTATGAATTTAGGGAGTGCCAACTCCACCCGGTTGAACACCATAGATAATGCCTTAATGGGCACAGAAGAAGGAGAGATTGCTGATATAGCGTTGAAAGCAAGAAAATCATTACATCTccaacaatcaaaaaagTATAATTTGGATTCAGAGGAATATGAAGCAGGTACAGAAATTTCCCCTAACGTAACTGCGGTTGGAGGAGTGTCTTCTGAGCTACCTCCACATTATATTCCAAATGATAAGCTTTTAGTCAACGATGAGTTTTTGATTGAGAAAACATTGGAACACATTGAAGAGTTTTCTACTGAAGGTCTTAGAACTTTGCTCTATTCATTCAAGTGGATGgataaaaaagaatatgaaTTATGGAGCCAAGAATACGGAGAAGCTAAAACTGCTTTGACTGATAGATCCAAACTAGTTGAGAAGGTAGGAGCAAAAGTTGAGACCAATTTACAGTTGTTGGGTGCCACAGCCATTGAAGATAAATTGCAGGATGGGGTAAGCGAGGCTATTGACAAATTGAGAAGGGCAGGTATCAAGTTATGGATGCTTACTGGTGATAAGAGAGAAACAGCTATAAACATTGGGTATTCTTGTCGTCTTATTAAAGACTATTCAACGGTTGTTGTGCTTTCAAATGATGAAGGCAGAGATGCCTTAATGGATAgattaatttcttcaactcAAGAAATCAAAGCAGGGAGAGTTGCACACAGTGTTATGGTGATAGATGGTGGCACTTTAGCGGATGTTGAGCTGGATCCAACTATGTTAACGTCTTTTCTCGAATTATGTGTCGAAGTTGACTCTACAATATGTTGTCGGGCATCTCCCTCACAAAAAGCTAATATGGTGACAGCAATTcgaaatttgaaaaaagattgTGTCACTCTTGCAATTGGTGACGGTGCCAATGACATTGCCATGATTCAAAGTGCTGATATCGGAGTGGGAATTACAGGAAAGGAAGGATTACAGGCAGCTCGTTCTGCAGATTATGCAATTGCGCAATTCAGGTTTTTGCTAAAGTTGCTACTTGTCAATGGTCGTTACAATTATGTCAGAACATCGAAGTTTGTTTTGTGCACATTCTACAAagaattattgttttacTTGACCCAATGTATTTACCAAAGAAATACCTTATTTTCTGGATCTTCAATGTATGAGAGCTGGTCTTTATCAATGTTTAATACATTGTTTACATCGTTGCCTGTTATTTGTGTTGGTATGTTTGATAAGGATTTGAAACCAGCAACTTTGTTGGCGGTTCCTGAGTTGTATGCCAAGGGGAGATTGTATCAAgctttcaatttgaaactttttatttcatGGATGGTACTTGCAACTTTGCAAAGTGTGGGAATTTCCTTTTTGACTTTTTACGTATGGGGATTTACCGCATTGCGTGACAATACAACTTTTGCTTTAGGCTCATTAGCATTTACAGTATTGGTTGTGGTGATCAATGCCAAATGTACTTTGATTGAGATGCAAAATAGACAATGGTTAGCATGGGCTTCGTTTATAATATCTGTTGGAGGGTGGGGACTTTGGAACGTGTTGATAATGGGGTTGTATAGAAGCAAGCAGccaacaatattttttgtCGATTACGGTTTGATAATGTGGGGTCGTGACCAAAGCTGGTGGGCTACATTGTTGCTTATGATAACGATCCCGTTGTTTTTCGAGATTTTAGTTAAAGTGTTCAAATTTATGTTTAAACCAAACGACGACGAACTATTCCGTGTTTATGAGAAAGATTTGGAATTGAGAAGATTTTTCGAGAACTCAGCGTTCAGAGAATTGTATCAAAGTTGGACGTTTCCTCATGATCagtcaacaacaaaaacacaAATTTTAAAAGGTTTACAAAAGATTGGACTCAAATTAGGATCAACTTCACTGAATGAGTCTTTGGAAGATAAATTGCAAGCTAATCAGAATCACTACAGTAGTGATGATCTTCAATCTGCCATTAGTAGAAAAAGAGCTGGGACAAATCCTTTGGCACATGAATTACCTCCAAGCGGAGAAGGAGTCAACGTTTATTCGAGTGACTTCAAACCTCAATTACAGCATTTCGAAAATGGATACGAAATTTTGCCTAGTGGGAAACGAGTTAAAATCAGAGACAAGTCTCGTGGATGGTCCATTTCAAAAGCTTTTGgaaaagatgaagaagaagatgttGATGCAATTATTGACGAAAGATTAAACAATTTGCGTAACGAAGAAGACGGAAATTCAAGTTTGAAATAG
- a CDS encoding checkpoint serine/threonine-protein kinase, putative (Similar to S. cerevisiae BUB1;~In S. cerevisiae: encodes a protein kinase in complex with Mad1p and Bub3p crucial in the checkpoint mechanism required to prevent cell cycle progression into anaphase in the presence of spindle damage, associates with centromere DNA via Skp1p), with translation MAIQKSPQIANMQLLEQQKENIQPLSGGRSATKLTKTLSSRPNSASAINYQDHRTKLEKEREELEQKLLDSDELDDPLQVYIEYINWVHYNFPQGANADSGLVILLEKCTSKFRDVSHYKNDPRYLKIWLEYTNYSDSPRDIYVYLAKKEIGNQLALYYEEFARYLEAQKKYTDASQIYELGIQSNAFPLKRLQRSYENFKDRLQLELNSVSTTSELVREALKVKRGSSVYPSTHVEQGPVPKKPKLEVFKDDDDQNQSVLHLIFGTGLNDDIKLNSTKQRIKENTITATSWKGQVLKQKVPTPPNSSGGKIQVFRDFESLAFQAKKSVCYDDKGRAYTLIENSGKKPERVLVNMDLVYPDESQEFGMIELLAISRRSERRKQPNPPHQHHTVVDEDTRTITLALNNSSTIKSRDVDPTITMNGNIAHNELQGIYNELGYDYNFDDEEEKLQEPTVTNYEGYVTETINTHAANANLIPTQVDSPQVDQVATPPTDREEDFDDRVLSSPFVEQPMASTQSVDPFDTSLQESFLDNLSIPMSTYSGYYDKSTTKVDRIRKFREITNKNQTINRGSSSAIIDYCGQELYCLLHELGQGGYGFVYLIEAGSNGKLKALKIETPSSRWEFYILHQIHRRLLGEAGYKQRYFIRAEALYYFQDESFLILDYCSQSTLLDVVNNYKNKGSSLEECLVIFFTVELLKALEALHSVGILHGDLKADNCMVRFEPINETEWSERYDRSGKFGWSHKSITLIDFGRAVDMTLFSPGTRFVSSFKADEQDCPQMNNGTPWSYEADYYGLATIIHTLLFGSYIKIKKDSDRIKLNANFKRYWQHELWQDLFELLLNPYSSTEVTHAPRTESLTTIREHFEEWLENNSKMKYLKGLIKMVEGELNSINRARVN, from the coding sequence ATGGCGATACAGAAACTGCCACAGATTGCTAATATGCAACTACTAGAACAGCAAAAAGAGAATATTCAACCATTGAGTGGAGGAAGATCTGCTACcaaattaacaaaaacaTTGTCATCAAGACCCAACTCAGCTTCAGcaataaattatcaagatcATAGAacaaaattagaaaaagaacGAGAAGAGTTGGAACAAAAGCTCTTAGATTCCGATGAGTTGGATGACCCGTTACAAGTTTATATTGAATATATCAATTGGGTTCATTATAATTTTCCTCAGGGTGCCAATGCAGATAGTGGCTTGGTGAtattattggaaaaatgTACTTCGAAATTCAGAGACGTGCTGCATTACAAGAATGATCCGAGATACTTGAAAATATGGCTAGAGTATACCAATTACTCAGACTCGCCTAGGGACATATATGTGTATTTGGCCAAAAAAGAGATTGGAAATCAATTGGCATTATATTACGAAGAATTTGCCAGATATTTGGAAGCGCAGAAGAAATATACTGATGCTAGTCAGATTTATGAATTAGGAATACAGTCAAACGCATTTCCTTTAAAGCGTTTACAAAGGTCATATGAGAATTTTAAGGATAGGCTTCAATTGGAACTAAACTCggtttcaacaacatcagAACTAGTAAGAGAAGCTTTGAAAGTGAAAAGGGGGTCGAGTGTGTATCCAAGCACACATGTTGAGCAAGGTCCTGTCCCCAAAAAACCCAAACTAGAGGTTTTTAAGGATGATGACgatcaaaatcaaagtgTGCtacatttgatttttggaACAGGTTTGAATGACGACATAAAATTAAACTCGACAAAGCAAAGAATTAAAGAGAATACTATAACGGCAACATCTTGGAAAGGTCAAGTTTTAAAGCAAAAAGTTCCCACCCCTCCAAATTCTTCAGGTGGGAAAATACAAGTGTTTCGTGATTTTGAGTCCCTTGCTTTCCAGGCCAAAAAGCTGGTTTGTTACGATGATAAGGGCAGGGCCTATACCTTGATTGAAAATCTGGGCAAGAAACCAGAGCGAGTACTTGTAAATATGGATTTAGTATATCCCGACGAATCGCAAGAGTTTGGTATGATAGAATTACTTGCAATCTCTCGAAGGTCTGAAAGGCGAAAACAGCCAAATCCACCACATCAGCATCATACTGTGGTGGATGAAGATACTAGAACAATTACATTAGCATTGAACAACTCCAGTACCATTAAGTCACGTGACGTGGACCCAACAATTACAATGAATGGTAATATAGCACATAATGAATTGCAAGGAATCTACAACGAGTTGGGATATGATTacaattttgatgatgaggaGGAGAAATTACAAGAACCAACAGTTACAAATTATGAAGGTTATGTTACAGAAACTATCAACACACATGCAGCTAATGCCAATTTAATTCCAACACAAGTCGATTCACCCCAAGTGGATCAAGTGGCAACACCCCCTACTGACAGAGAAGAAGACTTTGATGATCGTGTGCTAAGCTCGCCATTTGTGGAGCAACCAATGGCCAGTACCCAATCAGTTGATCCATTTGATACTAGCTTACAAGAAAGTTTTTTGGATAATTTATCGATCCCCATGAGTACATATTCGGGTTATTATGATAAATCAACTACAAAAGTTGACCGTATCAGAAAATTTAGAGAAATCACTAACAAAAATCAGACAATCAACAGAGGATCACTGCTGGCCATAATTGACTATTGTGGTCAGGAGTTGTATTGTTTACTACATGAATTAGGACAAGGTGGTTATGGGTTTGTCTATTTGATAGAAGCTGGATCAAATGGTAAACTAAAAgcattgaaaattgaaaccCCATCTAGCAGGTGGGAATTCTATATTTTGCATCAAATTCATCGTCGGTTACTTGGCGAAGCCGGTTATAAACAAAGATATTTTATTCGGGCCGAAGCATTATATTATTTCCAAGATGAGAGTTTTTTAATATTGGATTATTGTAGCCAAAGTACGTTATTGGATGTTGTTAACAACTACAAGAATAAAGGATCGTCCTTAGAAGAATGtcttgttatttttttcactgTCGAGTTATTGAAAGCTTTAGAAGCGTTGCATTCTGTTGGTATCTTACATGGAGACTTGAAAGCTGATAATTGTATGGTTCGATTTGAGCCAATAAACGAAACTGAATGGAGTGAAAGATATGACAGAAGTGGGAAATTTGGTTGGTCACATAAAAGTATCACcttgattgattttggCAGAGCTGTGGATATGACATTATTTTCACCGGGTACAAGGTTTGTTAGTAGTTTTAAAGCTGATGAACAAGACTGTCCACAAATGAATAATGGGACCCCGTGGTCCTATGAAGCAGATTATTATGGTTTGGCGACTATTATTCATACATTACTATTTGGAAGTTATATTAAGATCAAAAAAGACAGTGATAGAATCAAACTAAATGCAAACTTTAAAAGATATTGGCAGCATGAGTTATGGCAAGATTTGtttgaattgttattaAACCCATATTCTTCTACCGAAGTCACCCATGCACCTCGAACAGAATCATTAACAACTATCAGAGAACACTTTGAAGAATGGTTGGAAAATAACTCAAAAATGAAGTATTTAAAGGGGCTCATAAAGATGGTAGAGGGAGAATTAAATTCCATAAATAGAGCACGTGTGAATTAA
- a CDS encoding GPI transamidase component, putative (Similar to S. cerevisiae GPI16;~In C. albicans: appears to be secreted protein: Monteoliva et al. (2002). Eukaryot Cell 1(4):514-25;~In S. cerevisiae: encodes a transmembrane protein subunit of the glycosylphosphatidylinositol transamidase complex that adds GPIs to newly synthesized proteins), translating into MNLSILLVSLFLSFACADESKPTSEFHEHLHLKPLSRNRLLTNFEFDVESSPFQIDYYNSSSPIEVSRRSHYNYFPNSLGLIIESTNTKELQLKFTQGWWDASSWGQLPFNGKYSGGTGVEVSAVIEAPNVEAAKRNWLKLTKTLSGFFCASLNFIDDRITTYPKHAVKEINLDQYAPEEGNRLYLLRAALPSEPVCTENLTPFLKLLPTRGKSGIASLLDGHKVFDSLWHGMSIDVTTNCDVNNQCTLKLHQTVNQVVDIIRSLRKRKEGAIPKPTPGGQLRCDTEKTYNSWQCFPLSDPVNIEWNLETIYGRGINGPALADDPHVSKVTIDVDPTSWNIMLLREKESSIEGDSLSNQEGTNQIVQYLHENVKFDFQFIAQNSSIVLPVDTPPLYASRSLTGYSLDKGGLRTVFTNNDDKPVEFVYFESTPWFMRLYLHTLKLTLKNSTGLFDVFNHEQYIKNIYFRPAVDRERPSHMELMMEVPAKSTLAISYDFDKSLLLYREYPPDANHGFDVEPAVISVFNNDNEKVYEFRTTSLLLTLPTPDFSMPYNVIIMTCTVLSMVFGTIFNLLTKKVVTEEEFEEIAANTKLAKLKRGIKSTIQQLKGQKKQRNLQTETSKQ; encoded by the coding sequence AtgaatttatcaatactATTGGTGTCATTGTTTTTATCATTTGCATGTGCCGACGAGAGTAAGCCAACTAGCGAATTCCACGAGCACCTTCATTTGAAACCCTTGTCTCGGAACAGattattaacaaattttgaatttgatgttGAATCGTCAccatttcaaattgattattacaACTCCTCCTCCCCTATCGAAGTCTCCAGAAGAAGCCATTATAACTACTTTCCAAACTCTTTAGGGTTAATAATAGAGTCAACCAATACTAAAGAATTGCAATTAAAATTCACACAAGGATGGTGGGATGCTAGTTCATGGGGTCAGTTACCTTTTAATGGTAAATATAGTGGAGGTACAGGAGTAGAGGTATCTGCTGTTATAGAAGCACCTAATGTTGAAGCTGCCAAACGTAATTGGTTAAAATTAACGAAAACCTTATCTGGGTTCTTTTGTGCATCTTTGAACTTTATTGACGATCGCATCACCACTTATCCAAAGCATGCAGTTAAAGAAATAAACCTTGATCAATATGCACCAGAAGAGGGCAATAGATTGTATTTGTTACGAGCTGCATTGCCCAGTGAACCAGTTTGTACGGAAAACTTGACcccatttttgaaattattaccaACAAGAGGAAAGTCAGGGATTGCTTCTTTACTAGATGGGCATAAagtttttgattctttatGGCATGGAATGTCCATTGATGTCACTACCAATTGCGATGTTAACAATCAATGTACTTTAAAGCTACATCAAACTGTCAATCAAGTTGTCGATATAATAAGGTCACTTCGTAAACGGAAGGAGGGAGCCATTCCAAAACCCACACCGGGAGGCCAATTAAGATGTGATACAGAAAAAACTTATAACTCTTGGCAATGCTTTCCGTTAAGCGATCCAGTGAATATAGAATGGAACTTAGAAACAATTTATGGAAGAGGGATCAATGGACCAGCATTAGCTGATGATCCACATGTGTCGAAAGTAACAATAGATGTTGACCCAACATCATGGAATATTATGTTATTAAGAGAAAAGGAAAGCTCCATTGAGGGAGACTCGTTGAGTAATCAAGAGGGAACTAACCAGATAGTCCAATATTTGCATGAAAATGtgaaatttgattttcaattcattgcTCAGAATAGTTCCATTGTCTTACCAGTTGATACCCCACCATTATACGCATCTCGTTCTTTAACTGGCTACTCATTGGATAAAGGAGGGTTGCGTACTGTGTTTACCAATAACGATGACAAGCCTGTTGAATTTGTGTATTTTGAATCGACTCCTTGGTTCATGAGATTGTATTTGCACACATTGAAATTGACATTGAAAAACTCCACCGGGTTATTTGATGTTTTCAATCATGAACAATACATCAAGAACATTTATTTCCGCCCTGCTGTTGACAGAGAGAGACCATCTCATATGGAGTTAATGATGGAAGTACCTGCTAAACTGACATTAGCTATATCGtatgattttgataagtcattgttgttgtatcGCGAGTACCCTCCAGATGCAAATCATGGGTTCGATGTCGAGCCTGCAGTCATATCTGTTTTTAATAACGACAATGAAAAAGTATATGAATTCCGAACAACCAGTTTATTGTTAACATTACCTACACCAGATTTCTCGATGCCTTATAACGTTATCATAATGACATGTACAGTTTTATCTATGGTTTTTGGTACTATATTTAACTTATTGACAAAGAAGGTTGTCACTGAAGAggaatttgaagaaatagCGGCCAACACAAAATTGGCCAAATTAAAGAGAGGCATAAAATCAACTATTCAGCAACTCAAAggtcaaaaaaaacaaagaaactTACAAACAGAAACTAGTAAgcaataa